One Parageobacillus sp. KH3-4 genomic region harbors:
- a CDS encoding GNAT family protein, translated as MFIHRLDDESWLKLLTAEDAEALFALIDSCRPHLRKWLPWVDWTQTAEDSKAFIAGGLQKFAAGSGFEAGIWHKEQLAGVIGLHYIDHANKKTSIGYWLGEQFQGIGLMTKACKAFVDYAFNELKLHRVEIRCAVENKKSRAIPERLGFTNEGTIREAEWLYDHFVDHVVYGMLAREWKG; from the coding sequence ATGTTTATTCACCGCTTGGATGACGAATCATGGCTAAAGCTGCTCACCGCTGAAGATGCGGAAGCGCTATTTGCGCTTATTGATTCATGCCGTCCGCATTTGCGAAAGTGGCTTCCATGGGTGGACTGGACACAAACAGCAGAGGATTCAAAAGCGTTTATTGCTGGAGGCTTGCAGAAGTTCGCTGCTGGCAGCGGCTTTGAAGCAGGCATTTGGCATAAAGAGCAGCTGGCAGGAGTCATCGGGCTTCATTATATTGATCACGCGAATAAGAAAACAAGCATCGGCTACTGGTTAGGGGAACAATTTCAAGGGATTGGGCTAATGACGAAAGCGTGCAAGGCATTCGTTGATTATGCTTTCAATGAACTGAAGTTACATCGGGTAGAAATTCGCTGCGCAGTAGAAAATAAAAAAAGCAGAGCCATTCCTGAACGGTTAGGGTTTACGAACGAAGGCACGATCCGGGAAGCAGAATGGCTTTACGACCATTTCGTCGACCATGTGGTGTATGGAATGCTTGCAAGAGAATGGAAAGGTTAA
- a CDS encoding NCS2 family permease, with protein sequence MKKYFQFEELGTNYRTEIIAGLTTFLSMAYILFVNPFTLSLGAVKDFPDELRIDQGAVFVATALAAAYGCILMGVLARYPIALAPGMGLNAFFAFTVVLHMQIPWQTALAGVFVSGVIFTILSLTGVREKIIDAIPIELKYAVGSGIGLFITFIGLQNAGIIVDNQATLVGLSDLKNGNTLLAIFGLFVTVILMVKRVNGGVFYGMVITAIVGMMFGLIEVPHKIVGAIPDISPTFGVAIEHLPDIFSLKMLGVVLTFFIVDFFDATGTLLAVANQAGLLKDNKLPRAGKALLVDATAVMVGAVLGTSTTTSYVESSAGVAAGGRSGFSAVVTGILFLLALFFSPLLSVVTAPVTAPALIIVGVLMVSSIGEIDWKKLEVAIPAFFTLITMPLSYSIATGIAVGFIFYPITMILKGRGKEVHPILYALFVIFILYFVFLRE encoded by the coding sequence GTGAAAAAGTATTTTCAATTTGAAGAGCTCGGCACGAATTATCGTACGGAGATCATTGCTGGGCTGACGACATTTTTGTCAATGGCGTACATTTTGTTCGTTAATCCGTTTACCTTGTCATTGGGGGCGGTAAAAGATTTTCCTGATGAATTGCGGATTGACCAAGGCGCGGTGTTTGTCGCAACTGCACTCGCGGCAGCGTATGGCTGCATTTTAATGGGAGTGTTGGCGCGTTATCCGATTGCGCTAGCGCCGGGGATGGGGCTCAACGCGTTTTTCGCATTCACCGTTGTATTGCATATGCAAATCCCATGGCAAACGGCGTTAGCGGGGGTATTTGTATCCGGGGTGATTTTTACGATTTTGTCGCTAACGGGAGTCCGTGAAAAAATCATTGACGCGATCCCGATTGAATTAAAATATGCGGTCGGCTCGGGGATCGGGCTGTTTATTACGTTTATCGGCCTACAAAACGCGGGAATCATCGTCGATAACCAAGCGACATTAGTAGGGCTAAGCGATTTGAAAAACGGCAACACGCTGCTGGCGATTTTCGGTTTGTTCGTGACCGTTATTTTAATGGTAAAAAGAGTTAATGGCGGCGTATTTTACGGCATGGTTATTACTGCGATTGTCGGCATGATGTTTGGTTTAATCGAGGTGCCGCATAAAATCGTCGGGGCCATTCCGGATATCTCGCCGACGTTTGGCGTTGCGATTGAGCATTTGCCAGACATTTTCTCGCTAAAAATGCTCGGTGTCGTCTTAACTTTCTTTATCGTCGACTTTTTTGACGCCACCGGTACGCTGCTTGCGGTGGCTAACCAAGCGGGGCTGTTAAAAGATAATAAACTGCCGCGCGCCGGAAAAGCGTTGCTTGTCGATGCAACGGCAGTTATGGTTGGCGCTGTGCTTGGCACATCGACGACGACTTCATACGTCGAGTCATCGGCGGGCGTCGCTGCCGGCGGGCGTTCCGGCTTTTCCGCGGTCGTGACAGGAATTTTGTTTTTGCTGGCGTTATTTTTCTCACCGCTGTTAAGCGTCGTTACCGCGCCTGTTACGGCACCAGCGCTCATTATTGTTGGTGTGTTAATGGTATCTTCTATTGGAGAAATTGACTGGAAAAAACTCGAAGTCGCAATTCCGGCATTTTTCACGTTAATTACAATGCCGCTTTCGTACAGCATCGCGACAGGCATTGCGGTTGGCTTCATCTTTTATCCGATTACGATGATTTTAAAAGGGCGCGGCAAAGAAGTTCATCCGATTTTATATGCGCTATTTGTCATCTTTATCTTGTACTTTGTCTTTTTAAGAGAATAG
- the guaA gene encoding glutamine-hydrolyzing GMP synthase has translation MEQKQEMIIVLDFGSQYNQLITRRIRELGVYSELHPHTITADKIQEMNVKGIIFSGGPNSVYDDNAFTCDPRIFELGLPILGICYGMQLMTRHLGGKVEKATHREYGKAMIQVKNASALFKRLPDEQVVWMSHGDLVTAPPEGFAVDATSASCPIAAMSNEAKKFYAVQFHPEVRHSVYGNDILKNFVFDVCQCKGDWTMESFIDSEVRKIRELVGDKKVLCALSGGVDSSVAAVLVHRAIGDQLTCIFVDHGLLRKGEAESVMKTFREGFRMNVIKVDAKERFLSKLKGVIDPEQKRKIIGNEFIYVFDDEAAKLEGIEFLVQGTLYTDIIESGTATAQTIKSHHNVGGLPEDMKFKLIEPLKTLFKDEVRALGTELGLPDEIVWRQPFPGPGLGIRVLGEVTEEKLEIVRESDAILREEIKKAGLDREIWQYFTVLPDIRSVGVMGDARTYDYTVGIRAVTSVDGMTADWARIPWEVLERISTRIVNEVPHVNRVVYDITSKPPATIEWE, from the coding sequence ATGGAACAAAAACAGGAAATGATTATCGTTCTAGATTTTGGAAGCCAATATAACCAATTGATTACTCGCCGCATTCGCGAGCTTGGGGTATACAGCGAATTGCATCCGCATACGATTACAGCGGATAAAATTCAAGAAATGAATGTAAAAGGAATCATTTTTTCTGGCGGCCCAAACAGCGTATACGATGATAACGCGTTTACGTGCGATCCGCGAATTTTTGAGCTTGGTTTGCCGATTTTAGGCATTTGTTACGGCATGCAGCTGATGACCCGTCATTTAGGCGGAAAAGTGGAAAAAGCAACCCATCGCGAGTACGGAAAAGCAATGATTCAAGTAAAGAACGCTTCCGCCCTTTTCAAACGCCTCCCAGACGAGCAAGTCGTTTGGATGAGCCACGGCGATTTAGTGACTGCCCCTCCGGAAGGGTTTGCTGTTGACGCGACGAGCGCTTCTTGCCCAATTGCGGCAATGAGCAATGAGGCGAAAAAGTTTTACGCAGTACAATTCCATCCAGAAGTTCGCCATTCCGTTTACGGAAATGACATCTTAAAAAATTTCGTGTTTGATGTGTGCCAATGTAAAGGCGATTGGACGATGGAAAGCTTTATCGACAGCGAAGTTCGCAAAATTCGCGAACTCGTTGGAGATAAAAAAGTGCTCTGCGCATTGAGCGGCGGCGTCGATTCTTCCGTGGCGGCCGTGCTTGTGCACCGCGCCATCGGCGATCAACTCACATGCATTTTTGTCGATCACGGGCTCCTTCGCAAGGGCGAAGCGGAAAGCGTCATGAAAACGTTCCGTGAAGGGTTCCGGATGAACGTGATTAAAGTGGACGCGAAAGAGCGCTTTTTATCGAAGCTAAAAGGGGTAATCGATCCGGAGCAAAAACGGAAAATTATCGGCAACGAATTTATTTACGTATTTGACGATGAAGCGGCAAAATTAGAAGGAATTGAGTTTTTAGTGCAAGGAACGCTCTATACAGACATTATCGAAAGCGGCACGGCGACGGCTCAGACGATTAAATCCCACCATAATGTAGGCGGATTGCCGGAAGATATGAAATTTAAACTCATCGAACCGCTTAAGACGCTGTTTAAAGATGAAGTGCGCGCGCTCGGCACGGAATTAGGGCTTCCAGACGAAATTGTTTGGCGGCAGCCGTTCCCAGGGCCTGGCTTAGGCATCCGTGTGCTTGGCGAAGTGACAGAGGAAAAGCTGGAAATTGTCCGTGAATCGGATGCGATTTTACGAGAAGAAATAAAAAAAGCCGGACTTGATCGGGAAATTTGGCAATATTTCACGGTGCTGCCGGACATTCGCAGCGTCGGCGTGATGGGAGATGCCCGAACTTATGACTACACAGTCGGCATTCGCGCTGTTACATCGGTCGATGGCATGACAGCCGACTGGGCGCGCATTCCTTGGGAAGTGCTCGAAAGAATTTCTACGCGCATCGTCAATGAGGTACCGCACGTCAATCGGGTCGTATACGACATTACAAGCAAACCGCCGGCAACAATCGAATGGGAATGA